The following are from one region of the Prionailurus bengalensis isolate Pbe53 chromosome A2, Fcat_Pben_1.1_paternal_pri, whole genome shotgun sequence genome:
- the LOC122487287 gene encoding protein ABHD14A isoform X4 encodes MVAALFGCWFRVGGARSGVSGPVIPVGRTVVQTSMSRSQVALLGLGLLLMLLLYVGLPGPPEQTSWLWGGPNVTILAGLTPGNSPIFYREVLPLHRARRVEVVLLHGKAFNSHTWEQLGTLQLLAQRGYRAVALDLPGFGNSAPSKEASTEAGRAELLERVLRDLEVRNAVLVSPSLSGRYALPFLIQGHHQLRGFVPIAPASTQNYTQEQFWAVKTPTLILYGELDRILARESLRQLRHLPNHSVVKLRDAGHACYLHKPQDFHLVLLAFLDHLP; translated from the exons ATGGTTGCGGCGCTGTTTGGCTGCTGGTTCCGCGTGGGCGGGGCCCGCTCTGGGGTGTCCGGCCCGGTCATCCCGGTCGGTCGG acTGTGGTACAGACCTCCATGAGCCGGTCCCAGGTAGCcctgctgggcctgggcctgCTGCTCATGCTGCTACTGTACGTGGGGCTGCCAGGCCCCCCTGAGCAGACCTCCTGGCTCTGGGGAGGCCCCAATGTCACAATCCTGGCTGGTCTCACCCCTGGCAACTCCCCCATCTTTTACCGCGAGGTGCTCCCACTCCACCGGGCACGCAG ggtggaggtggtgctgcTCCATGGAAAGGCCTTTAACTCCCACACGTGGGAGCAGCTGGGCACACTGCAGCTGCTGGCGCAGAGGGGCTACCGGGCCGTGGCCCTTGACCTCCCAG GTTTTGGGAACTCAGCACCTTCCAAGGAGGCAAGCACAGAGGCAGGGCGGGCAGAGCTGCTGGAGCGAGTGCTTCGAGACCTGGAGGTGCGGAATGCCGTGTTGGTGAGCCCCTCTCTGAGTGGCCGTTATGCCCTGCCCTTTTTGATCCAAGGCCACCACCAGCTGCGTGGATTCGTGCCCATCGCACCCGCCTCCACCCAGAACTACACCCAGGAACAATTCTGGGCCGTGAAG ACCCCGACTCTCATCCTGTATGGGGAGCTGGACCGCATCCTGGCTCGGGAGTCACTGCGGCAGCTCCGTCACCTGCCCAACCACTCCGTGGTGAAGCTGCGTGATGCAGGCCACGCCTGCTACCTCCACAAGCCTCAAGACTTCCACCTTGTCCTCCTTGCCTTCCTTGACCACCTGCCTTGA